The DNA window CATTCAGACCATAGGCGGTAGAGGCATTCACCCTGTTTTTGGTTTACCCGGAGGCGTAAGTAAAATGCTCTCCGAAGAGAACCGTGCTAAAACCGAAGAAATTGCTGTACAGGCAGTAGACTTCGCAAGATTCTCTTTGAAGATTTTTGAAGACCTGGTACTCAAGAACAAAGAGTATCTTGACATGGTTTTAAGCGACATTTATACCCATCGGACTTATTATATGGGACTTGTTGATGAAAATAACAAGGTTAACTTCTATGACGGCAAGGTCAGAGTCGTGGACCCTCAGGGCAAGGAGTTTACGAAGTATGCACCCTCTGAATACCTTGATAATTTGTCCGAAAGAGTTGAACCATGGACATACCTTAAGTTCCCTTATTTGAAAAAAGTAGGATGGAACGGTTTTATTGACGGCGAGACCAGCGGCATCTATCGTGCAACCCCCCTCTCCCGTCTCAACGCAGCAGACGGTATGGCTACCCCCCTTGCACAGGAAGAGTATGAGAAAATGTATGCAGCTCTTGGTGGAAAACCGGTACACCATACACTGGCTACTCACTGGGCAAGGCTGATTGAGATGCTTTATGCTGCTGAAAGGATGCTTGAACTCAGCAGGGACCCGGAGATCACCGGACCCGATATAAGAAATATTCCAACGGAAACGCCTGTCGAGGGTGTGGGAATTGTGGAAGCGCCCCGCGGCACCCTGACCCACCATTACATAACTGATGAGAAGGGTCTTATCAAAAAATGCAACCTTATCGTTGGGACAACAAACAACTATGCGGCCATGTCCTTGACGATAAAGAAGGCTGCCCAGGGCATTATCCGTAAGGGTACAGAAATAACGGAAGGACTGCTGAACCGGATCGAACTTGCCTGGCGGGCTTATGATCCATGCATGGGCTGTGCGACACACACCCTGCCCGGTGAGTTGCCGATAGAAATAGCAGTATACGACGCTGACGGAACATTGATTGACGCAGTAAAGCGGTTTTGAGGGTGTAATTATGGAGAAAACCTTGGTTCTGGGTATCGGGAATTCAGTACTCTGTGATGACGGAGTAGGTATCCGGGTGGCTATAGAGGTAGGCAAACGAATATCTGATCCGGCAATTACAATCGCCGAAGCATGCCAGGGAGGACTTTTTCTTCTGGAAGCTTTTCTTGGGTATGATCACATTGTGCTTATTGATGCTATACAAACAAAGGATGGAATTCCTGGTCAGGTTTATGAACTGCAGCCGGAGAACTTTTCTTCTGCTCTGCATCTTTCGTCTCCTCATCAGGTGGATTTCGCTACGGCTCTTGAGTTGGGTAAGTCCCTCGGGCTTCCTATGCCTTCGAGTATCGATATTGTAGCCGTGGAG is part of the Pseudomonadota bacterium genome and encodes:
- a CDS encoding Ni/Fe hydrogenase subunit alpha — its product is MTKIMINPITRLEGHGKIAIFLDDDGEVSNAYLQIPELRGFEKFCEGRPAEDMPQIMQRICGVCPEAHHLAATKALDNLFKVEPTSTARKLRELLYSAFFVTDHATHFYILAGPDFIMGPDSPPAQRNILGVIGKVGVEIGKKVIQTRQQNHWVIQTIGGRGIHPVFGLPGGVSKMLSEENRAKTEEIAVQAVDFARFSLKIFEDLVLKNKEYLDMVLSDIYTHRTYYMGLVDENNKVNFYDGKVRVVDPQGKEFTKYAPSEYLDNLSERVEPWTYLKFPYLKKVGWNGFIDGETSGIYRATPLSRLNAADGMATPLAQEEYEKMYAALGGKPVHHTLATHWARLIEMLYAAERMLELSRDPEITGPDIRNIPTETPVEGVGIVEAPRGTLTHHYITDEKGLIKKCNLIVGTTNNYAAMSLTIKKAAQGIIRKGTEITEGLLNRIELAWRAYDPCMGCATHTLPGELPIEIAVYDADGTLIDAVKRF
- a CDS encoding hydrogenase maturation protease, with translation MEKTLVLGIGNSVLCDDGVGIRVAIEVGKRISDPAITIAEACQGGLFLLEAFLGYDHIVLIDAIQTKDGIPGQVYELQPENFSSALHLSSPHQVDFATALELGKSLGLPMPSSIDIVAVEAGDVTTFREKCTPEVENAIPVAVEMALRKCPAHINHIRED